Proteins encoded together in one Candidatus Aminicenantes bacterium window:
- a CDS encoding phosphoglucosamine mutase, giving the protein MMGGFFGTDGIRARAGEFPLDEATLIKLGQVIGSLTTTAGSKAGQMARIVIGRDTRESGPAIEKHLAGGLARKAAIFSAGVIPTPGLAYLTRTQRFDFGIMISASHNPFSDNGIKIFDGRGEKISARFESKISARLSAGSKAAPGQAAIAGIAEHSAYIDFLLANGRDLKPGDTRIAIDCANGAAGSVAPALFRRLGMKTLLSHHRANGRNINDGCGSTSPQALQRFVRDNKAGLGMAFDGDADRVIFVASDGEILTGDHTLFLLAAYLRRREPRFNGVVVGTVMANLGLEKALACAGIRFLRTDVGDSRVYRQMKKAGAILGGEPSGHIILRHRQTTGDGLLAALFFMKALDFFGWSAGDVCRRLRVFPQRTVNIPIRRKKNLARWQALARAEKEFVGTYGRQARLLIRYSGTEPLVRVMMEARDAGVIENRLPHFTDLIQNEIGA; this is encoded by the coding sequence CCACCACGGCCGGGTCGAAGGCCGGCCAAATGGCGCGGATCGTCATCGGCCGCGATACCCGCGAATCGGGGCCCGCGATCGAAAAGCACCTGGCCGGCGGCTTGGCCCGTAAAGCCGCGATTTTTTCCGCCGGCGTCATTCCGACCCCCGGCCTGGCTTACCTGACCCGCACACAACGATTCGACTTCGGCATCATGATTTCCGCCTCCCACAATCCATTCAGCGACAACGGCATCAAAATATTCGATGGCCGCGGCGAGAAAATCTCCGCCAGGTTCGAAAGTAAAATCTCCGCCCGGCTGAGCGCCGGGAGCAAGGCAGCCCCGGGCCAGGCGGCGATCGCAGGCATCGCCGAGCACTCCGCTTACATCGACTTTCTCCTGGCCAACGGCCGCGATTTGAAGCCGGGCGACACCCGGATCGCCATCGACTGCGCCAACGGGGCCGCCGGTTCGGTCGCCCCCGCCTTGTTCCGGCGCCTGGGCATGAAGACGCTGCTCAGCCATCACCGCGCCAATGGCCGCAACATCAATGACGGCTGCGGCTCGACCAGCCCGCAGGCGCTGCAGCGCTTCGTTCGCGACAACAAGGCCGGCCTGGGCATGGCCTTTGACGGCGACGCCGACCGGGTGATCTTCGTTGCCAGCGATGGGGAAATCCTGACCGGCGACCACACCCTCTTCCTTCTGGCCGCATACCTGCGCCGCCGGGAGCCGCGCTTCAACGGCGTGGTGGTGGGCACGGTCATGGCCAACCTCGGGCTCGAAAAAGCGCTGGCCTGTGCAGGCATTCGGTTTCTGCGCACCGACGTCGGCGACAGCCGCGTCTACCGGCAAATGAAAAAAGCCGGGGCAATCCTGGGCGGCGAGCCGTCGGGGCACATCATCCTGCGGCATCGGCAGACCACCGGCGACGGGCTGCTGGCCGCGCTTTTTTTCATGAAAGCCCTCGATTTTTTCGGCTGGAGCGCCGGCGACGTCTGCCGCCGGCTGCGCGTGTTCCCCCAGCGGACCGTGAACATTCCCATCCGGCGAAAAAAGAACCTCGCCCGCTGGCAGGCGCTGGCCCGGGCCGAAAAGGAATTCGTCGGCACGTACGGGCGCCAGGCGCGGCTGCTGATCCGCTACTCCGGTACCGAACCCCTGGTCCGGGTCATGATGGAGGCCCGCGATGCGGGCGTCATCGAAAATAGATTGCCTCATTTCACGGACTTAATCCAGAACGAAATCGGAGCGTAA
- a CDS encoding pyridoxine 5'-phosphate synthase, protein MKLSVNIDHIATIRQARMTNEPDPVYAAMMAELGGADGITVHLRQDRRHIQERDVEILRRVIKSRLNMEMAVSMDMVKIALKYKPDMCTLVPESKDEITTSGGLDVVMFNEKIQEVAGNLLAAGISVSLFIDPGIDNIKACHRLGIRFIELNTGEYAKHSNNSFAALELEKIKKSAIYAKKLNFTLLAGHGLTYQNIRPIAAIAEIEELNIGHSIIANAAFVGLKEAVARMKELLS, encoded by the coding sequence ATGAAACTGAGCGTCAATATCGATCACATCGCCACCATCCGCCAGGCGCGGATGACCAACGAGCCCGACCCGGTCTACGCCGCCATGATGGCCGAACTGGGCGGGGCCGACGGCATCACCGTCCATTTGCGCCAGGACCGCCGCCACATCCAGGAGCGGGACGTCGAGATCCTGCGCCGGGTGATCAAGAGCCGGCTGAACATGGAAATGGCCGTCTCCATGGACATGGTCAAGATCGCCCTGAAGTACAAGCCCGACATGTGCACCCTGGTCCCGGAAAGCAAGGACGAGATCACCACCAGCGGCGGCCTCGACGTGGTCATGTTCAACGAAAAAATCCAGGAGGTCGCCGGCAACCTGCTGGCGGCAGGGATCAGCGTTTCGCTGTTCATCGACCCCGGCATCGACAACATCAAGGCCTGCCACCGCCTGGGCATCCGCTTTATCGAGCTGAACACCGGCGAGTACGCCAAGCACAGCAACAACAGTTTCGCCGCCCTGGAGCTGGAAAAAATAAAAAAATCGGCGATCTACGCCAAGAAGCTGAATTTCACCCTGCTGGCCGGCCACGGGCTGACCTACCAGAACATCAGGCCCATCGCGGCCATCGCCGAGATCGAGGAGTTGAACATCGGCCATTCCATTATCGCCAACGCCGCCTTCGTGGGCCTCAAGGAAGCCGTGGCCAGGATGAAGGAACTGCTCAGTTGA